AATGCTTCATCAAAGTGTATGTGAAGCCAGTTGATGGATATATATAAGTAACTTCCAAAAACCAAAGATACAACAGGAGTTGAGAAGACCCAAAAGTAGAGGAAGACAGACGCATAGTAGATTGCTGCTCCGCTTCGAGAAAGCGACTCCATTCCTTCTCGACATATGTTAGTCCGTGTAACCGCCATTACCTAATGTTAAATACATTAATTTCGGCTgcaaaatagatattttttgtaCCTATAATGAAGACTAAGTTGACGAATTATGTTACCTCAGGAATATCAAATGCCGACATAAGATACTTGATGCAGGCGGGATAAAATCCGAACGTCCACTGTTCAATACGGTCTCGAAGGCCAGTTGGGTCTGGAAAGTGTTCGTTTTCTACTGATTTGTACCACTGATACAATGTATGATACCCTGTGTAGCCAAGTGttccaaaatctcaaaatccatTAAGGTTTAATCACAGATGCTAAAAAGATTAAGGTAGGATCACTTTTTTTAAACCATTAGTGTCAATGTTATTGTAAAGGGGAAAGCGAAAGAACATCATATGAAAAGGAAACTGACCAGAGGTCGCAAGGAGCTTATGCTGAATACAGATTTCTATGCCAAGTTCCAATAGCAACATTAGAATCAAAGCAGCTGTCAGGTGTGCAGCAACATGGAGGATTCCAATTACCAGTCGTCTCCTCCGAGATATTTTTGACGGAACAAACATTATTGCAGTTACTAGCAACATAAGAACACCGGTGAAAGACACATATGACTGCTCTGCTACGTACACAAAGGAGCTCCAAACTGTGCCAAAGAAACTCTCCAGGTGGCCAGAAAATGAATCACCTCGTAAGATATGGCCTAGCTTACACTGAAACCAACGAGAAAATAAAGACCTTGTGAGTGCAAGTAAGTAAAAGATGGTTCACTTCACACAGCACAGGAAAAAAAAGACTGCAGATATGCAAAGGCTTGTCTAGGTTTCACCATTCAGTAGTGGATGCTAATAATTTGTACCGATTTAATAGACAAATCTTAAAGACTAATTCAGGTTGCATTGCTGACAGAAGATAAATggaaaaacaagaaacagtACATAAGAAAAAGGAGTTCGAGGAAGCCAAAGCTCTGTAAAACTGCACCTGAGGGAACAAGGAAAAGACCAAGAGAAAGTATATGATGCCACCAATGAAATCAAATTGCCAGTTCTTTTTCCtgaactttaaaatatttcctaaaGCAATCTGCAAAGAACAgcaaacaacataaaatatctgaatgtgaagaaaaagaggagaagTCAGTGACTGgacaaagaaaaatgtttacCCTGCTTGAATCATGAAACGAAGGATAAGCAGATTTACTTTCATAAGAAGCAccataaaactttgaaaagttGCTAAACACATGGGTGGGATGCAAAAAAGCCCCTCCACAACCATTAACGAGGAGATGTTGAACATGAGCAGAAGCATCTGATTGAGTACATGAATGACGCATATAATGATGCAAATCTCCTGCCATTCTAAGTTTACATCTGCCTTTCAAAAAGTCACATATCAGGTGTCTCATGTTCTTTCCAGTATCATCGTTCCAATACCAATCAAGAAGCCAATTCGGCTCATGTGTGATAATGATCACTGCATCATTCTCCCCAACCTAAATGAAAAGATAATAAACATTCATCAAAGGAACACACTATAAATTTACTAGTATCAAACAGAAGAAACCTACTCTAATAGCCCAACCCATTGTCATTTCACAAACCAAAGAAACACCCAACCCATGGTCATGAACAAAAGAACAGAAGAGCTCGAGTAAATAAGAGATAGTATAGTTTGTACAGCATCTGCAGAGTCTATTTAgcaggagaaagaaagaggatgCCGAAACTACCTTCTCCTTCACCAATTCAGAGAAGAAATTGAACTGGTACACGTCAATATCACCATGAAGCGCCAGATCCAAACCAAACACCCACCATCCTTTAGGTAGTTGCAGGGCAAAATAGCTTTTCTTTTGAGGCATAAACCAGCCACCCAACCAACTTTTATGGCATACATACCTCATGAAAGTATTAAGTCCATCGAACCagtctaaaaatatatatacgagAATTACAATTAGAAGCAATACCAACAAACACCAATTATGTGAAACATGTTACTAGAGAGAGATATAAAGTTGAGAACTGAAACTCACCATGGTTTCCAGGGATAAGAAAACATTGGGGACCATCATAATGCTTCAGATCAGACACCCCATCAGGTAATTCAGGCTTGTCAACAGAAATTGAGTCCGCTTTATACCAATGGGGAGGTTGGAGCGCATACTCAAAAGGACAAAATAGACGTTTTTCATATGTAAACGCTGATGGATTAGGGTATCTGCATTATATCAGAGAAAGACATTGATTCTGTACATTCAGacctgacaaaaaaaaaacagagaacatgGAAATCACAGGTATACAAAAATCTTACGCAAGATCTCCCCCAATAAGCAGTACGTTACCCCTTTGCAGAGATATCAAATCATTGTCTAGCGGGACTTTGATATAAGGCTGAGCTAGGAGTTTCGCAACAGAATATGATGAATTTCCACCATCACCAGTATCAGCCATGAAGTCAAACCAGAAGTCATCCTTATCAGATAAATGGTCATATAAAAGTTCCTTGCTCTTGTTTCCATCACAATCATTGGTCATTGCAGcctaaaaatttaagaatggGGTAGGTTACAAAAAATGCAATataataagaaaaccaaaacaggGAAAGATAAAATGATCTGAAGTTGAAGAGGCAACAAATATCACTAAAAATAGTATACCTGCATCATTCGCATGTCAAAGCGGCCAAGAAAGACAGTCACTGATACGAGGAGGTCAAACACAGTTTTAAACAAATCAGCTGATGTTCTGAAATAGATAGTCAGAAAGATCAGACCATGCTCAAGTATCCTACTTGTAATATGTATTCTTCGAAAAAACATTGGtagatgttaaaatatatagaagGGAAAAGATCAGTTGGCATAGACGTACCCTGAATACCAAGGAACCATATCTAAGAAATTAGGTTTCATCTGTTGCCTCTTCAACTTCTCATAATTTTCCACTGACAGAGGATGTGCCAGAGCCCACCTACGTTACAacgaaatttaacattagacaAGTGATTATTCTGTATGTGTTGAACATTTTAGTTACAATATTCGTTTAACAAAAACTATGCCCAAGCTGCAACTTACCCTGTTGATCTCTCCACTACATAATTAGCAATGTAAAGGCCAATAAACGTTGCCCACAGTGAGTATATAGGAGAAATTTCATCAGATGAATCAGGACAAGACCCATTGCATGCCAACTAAAAAGGTAGCAATACAACAGAAAGTGGTCAAATAAGCACGAACACAGCAAATTAGAATAATACTGTATAACAGAAGCCAGACCTCCCCATAAATGACCCATTTGGACAATAGTGGATAGTCACGTGCAGATCCAACAGGAGCAAACCATGATGAGCAGACTTGGTCTCTCAGCTCATCAATGTGAGTGAATTTCGCAAGCCAAGTACTGTtgccatcttcttctcctttccaTAATGAAAAACGGCTAGAATGCTTTCTTTCAAGGGGTGTTTGCCTCAGAAAAGCACGATTGCCACAATGGCTGTAGAAAATACAGCACGCTATGCTAAGAACCTGAACAAGATAAAGGACAATGAAATTtgattaataactaaaataatgcTTATAAGCAAGTGTCATTGATCTACAAGATTGGGGATAGCGTACGTACAGCACAACTTTGAAGAATGGTTAAGATCTCTGGGCGCCTTCCAGCCACACGAGAAACAAGACCAATATACCAAAGCCCAAGAAAAATAATGTGGAAGACAAGAAGGAAGACTATGGATGATATATAAATTGTTAGAAACAAGGACAGATTCATCCTCAAATCCAGACCCATTGACTGAAAACTTGGGAGATGGTACAAAGCTGCAACTAAAATCCACGCAATGTACctacagaacaaaacaaacaaagaaaaagtgtTACAGAATTTTTTGATATACACATTGTGGAAGACAGAATAGAGAATCCACTTACCACCGACTGAAGGTTGAGTAGCTTGGTCGAATAGTCTTTTTGATGAATGGAGatgaaaagaaatagaaaaatccAAGCAAGCAGGCATACATGGACCACCACTTGAAATTATTGTCTAACTTTTCTACGAGGCTGTGCATGTTCTCGGACGAAATAAAGAATAGGCAACCCAAAATCACAGCAATCATAGCATGACGTGAATGCTCATGAGGATAAGGGTAAGTATGGGTAAGGATCGTTCTGACCCTCTCCATCTTGAGGTTATGTAGAAAACGAGCAGAATGCTTATCAGATCCCATTGCTTGAGGTTCCCGTAGTCCTTGAAACTTATTGACGAATCCAAATCTTGACAGAGCTAAGAATGGTTAGCAGAAGAATAAATTCAGCATCCCGATTTCAAATCCAGCAGACAGAACCTTCAAAGCAAGAAAGGAATACATTCAGCACACAGTCTGGTCTACTAGTGGAACTGAATTCATGAACCATTGAATTGCATATACAAACATGAATGCTACTGATTTCCTAAAAATTCCtaaaatggcaaaaaaaaaaaaaaaaaaaaaaaatttNCCTACACATGGCCTACCTAAACTTTGTCAACAGTCAAAATCAAACTCTCTATATTCTTATGGCAACAATCAAACAGTACTTATATCAATATTATCATCTTGATTGATTCAATCACTTAATAATcctaaattaataaacattaaacaaagtAATGTCTCAAACAAATACGTTTGAGGGTATGAGAGCTTGGACTGCGTTTTGTAAAATCGCACCTTGGAATCAAGCGAATGCTATCGAAATCTCCGATCGATTCAGTGGAATTGGTGATGATCGTCTCCCATATTGACGACTCGTAACCCTAGAAGAAAGTACATTACTTAAGATTGTTGGATTCGGAAAATGGTAACGATTGATTGATAGATTGATTCTATGGTGGGTGGGTGAGTCAAAGCGGATGGTGAATCCACGAGATTTGTGGTTTTGAAATGAGAAGCACCATTTTTTTCGGAGAGGGATGAGGTacagatgaagatgatgagagagCATAGATGatgatttccattttttttttttttcttattctgcGAGCGAGAGGGAATCTCCTGATTCCAGAATCTTTTTATTCCTGAgctcatttgtttgtttttttttttctgttataattaattttccaaagttttttttttctttttttttgggcaaagatATCATTAATTTACtctatgttaaaaaaaaaagtaattttgttaaatttttttacttgtaaaattttattttattttacgtgtaaaatttcatttttgaaatttaaaaattgctTAAACTGGATTTtgggaatattcttttttattttgtcttagcCACTCTCTGTAGTCATATTTAGGTTGAAGGTACATTTCAATTTTGCAGCCTCATATTTCTTATTGTCTACTGTACACAGGTACTTTTAATTTCGCATAAActtctaaagcatatgtttaattatttatgaaacTGATATACTTTCTTAATTACATAAAATGGAAATTCCGGTCAAGACTTATATATCTCACATACCTCATCTCCGAGATATGTGTAAACATTAGTTGTTATATACTTGTTACAACCTAcgattgttttatgtttgttttctttctctaccTACACTTATtagtttattatgttttgttatcaTCATCTATTGTACTATAAGCACTACATCAGGTTCTTCATAAGTACCTTGAGAATTCGTGTTCTTTTTAGGAGAACTGTAGAAGTATTAAGGCTATCAGCTACATTTGATCTGATGTTTGAAAACAAAGTATTATCAGCACAGTTTGTTGAGTTGTATCATATGTCAGATTCTTTTGGTTCTTATTACCTTTCTCATTACCCTTTCGTTTAATTAACTGGTCAATACGTTATTTGAGCTAGTGACTAGTAGTTAATGTATGGTCATAGATCGTCGAAAGCAAATGGCTtcggttatttttttttagtttgattaaTTGGATAAACAGAAATCGAATATCCCTGTTTCGAAAGTGAGACTACTTTTTGAGTTTATTTGTAATTGTACTCGTCATGAATCTCATGATAGAGGTTCGTATTTCTAgactaatattttaatttatcttaCTCATTGGTCAGATTAGCTTGTTACGTGATGACATTTATATGgcacatatattatatatatactaaaactAGTATTTTGTTGTCTCATACTTATATAATCGAGGACCCACTCAATCTTTCAGCAAACATGAATTATTTCATTTATGTACTGACATGATGAAGTAAGTAAGTACTAGGTGGTAACTCTAAATAAAATGATGACttgattgtttatttaatttatactttatagttGTACTGGTAACTTATCACTATCAGTTTTCGAATTCACATCCAGTATATGTGTGAATTATTGAGAAAATGTAAATCAATTCAACTACACACATGACACATGTATGTCTTTTGGGCTGTGCACATCAATGCCACCAACTACGTACTTGTCTTTCTcgatatttttagttttgtacTACTATTTTATATGGACAAGAAATTttgctttttctgtttttcccaaATTATGCCTGTTGTCTGTGTGACGATCACATACAAAGTCTTTGACACTTCTTGCAGGCACATGGGAACTTGGTTTTTGGGGTCATCCTTATTTATCAACCCATGCAGTACTGGTTAGGAATTTATTACGTTCTCTGTTAGCTAGTAAGataatgttttgttaattttgatgtagagatagagagaaaaaacaatTGTCCTTATGTGATTTgtaataacaatagattttggaaaaaaaagaagaaaaaacaataaaagattAATGACAATAGTTACCCTAGATTTTGCCTCAAGACCCTCAACTATAACGAAAAATAAATTAcgacatatttttgtttggaaataTGTAAGTGCTACACATTAGTACATATCATGTTACGTGTTTCAGTGTTTGTATTAATATAGATAATCAACGTTTCTAATAGTGGTTATTGAAAATTGCGTACATAATTAACATGTGCTATATTAACACAGGTAAGATATAATCGAGCAGTCGTGGCAGGGACCACATTTCCATTCACCCAGGTGCATACAAGAACTACCACATGAATTCTAATGACATATAGTACTAACGGTTTAAGAGATGGCTAAGAATGACGACATGGACCAAGAACACACATGGACCGACCATGATCATGAATATAATGGATGTCTACATTAGAAGGGATTAGAAAGGTAAATAATGCTTGAAAAGATAGAATGGACCaaaattaagcaaaatgaaCAAACTTTTTAGAGATTGAAAATTAATATTGGAATCACCACTTCATCTAGTCAATCTGGAATCCGAACCTGATACGCCCAAAATTcaaggatcactcagccggactaaaaaggatagaaactcgccaaggtgcaaggtgcaacaaaggagatttgatggattgaggggtcgcacagcagttgcagAAGGCTGcggatattcccaactccaatcactgctagatatgacacactagtccagcaaaaagaggttgttgcttggatattacacaccaagaaacaaagaaatgttctagacaaagaacaaagatatagactctaaaatgaaaaggaaaattgattgatgattctcaaatgagattacatgagtttatatagagatagaaaacttggtcacaaagccaagtattattcttgaaactaaaacacaataaagatagatagtttaatgaagattcaactcttgaactttgtcttcccaaggtgtccttcccaaggtgagttgaactcaattttcgtcactcctctttgaccacaaaacaaagtgattattttggactttcttggacttgaattaggctcaaagtgggctggacttgataggtatcatccccaatagttcTTCCCATGCTCtttttggccataagctcttgaataagcccatttagtgcatttcttagcctcttagcttttgctctagtcattggtccttcaggtacaagcaatgattcctccgctacaagctcctcgggttcaagctcagctacaagttcctcgggttcaagctcagctaaaAGCTCCTCCTCCctagctccatccatgatcacatcatccccctcctcttgaaaaggatttgaccgcAAATCTGGATCATCTGCCACAAATGGAGCCAAATCAGCAACATTAAAAATTGAACTtactttgtacttaccttgcaAGTCAAGTTTGTAAGCATTGTCACTGATTTTTGTCAAGACTTTGAATGGACCATCGACCCGTGGCATTAACTTAGACTCTCTTTCTGCTGGAAAACGTTCCTTTCTCAAGTGTATCCACACTAGATCTCCCTCTTTAAACACCAATTGACgtcttcctttgtttgcttgcttctcaTATTGCTTTGTCTTTGCTTCGATATTGAGTCGGGCTTTCTCATGAATCTGCTTAACAAGTTCAActttctttttcccatccaTACTAACTCTTTCACTCAAAGGCTAAGGGATTAGATCCAAAGGTGTTAGAGGATTGTAACCATAGACAATTTGGAAAGGAGAATACTTAGTAGCAGAATGAACTGAATGGTtatatgcaaactcaacatgaGGCAAACATTCTTCCCCTAtccatatggatttgatgttctTTTTAATGATAGCACGCAAAAGAGTAGACAAAGTTCTATTCACTACCTCGGTTTGTCCGTCAGTTTGAGGATGACAAGTAGTTGAAAACAACAGCTTAGTTCCTAACTTAGACCACAAAGTTTTTCAGAAATAGCTTAAGAACTTAGTATCTCTATCAGAAACAATAGTTCTAGGCATGCCATGCAATCGCACAATTTCTCTAAAGAACAATTCAGCAACGTTTGTAGCATCATCAGTTTTGTGACATGGGATGAAGTGTGCCATCTTAGAAAACCTATCAACAACCACAAAGACAGAATCTCTACCTTTCTTGGTTCTAGGTAATCCTAACACAAAGTCCATTGACAGATCAGTCCAAGGTTCAGTAGGAATGGGTAAAGGAGTATACAAACTGTGGGGTTGAAGTTTAGACTTAGCTTGCTTACAAGTGACACACCTCCCACATATTCTTTCCACATCTCTCATTAAGCTCGACCAGTAGAAATGCTCATGAACCACTTTGTGGGTCTTCTTTACTCCAAAATGTCCCATCAGTCCACCTCCATGTGATTCCCTGACAAATAACTCCCTCAAAGAACATTGGGGCACACAAAGACGGTTATCAAAGAATAGGAAACCAgacatttgataatattttccATAAGCGACTTTAGAGCATTTTCTATAAATCTCTTTAAAATCCTGGTCAGTTGTATACAATTGCTTCATGAACTCAAAACCAAGCAACTTAGTCTCAAGAGCTGAAAGAAGAACATACCTTCTAGACAAGGCATCAACCACCACATTTTCCTTAccttgtttgtattttatgaCGTAGGGAAATGTCTCAATGAATTCAACCCAACGAGCGTGCCTTTTGTTTAACTTTTGCTGGCCTTTGAGGTGCTTCAAGGATTGGTGATCTGTATGAATTACAAACTCCTTTGGCCAAAGATAATGTTGCCATGTTTGGAGTGCCCTAACCAAAGCGTATAGCTCTTGGTCATAAGTGGGGTAATTGAGTGTAGCTCCTCCCAATTTCTCACTGAAGTAGGCAATGGGTTTCTTTTCCTGCATCAACACAGCACCAATACCCACTCATGAGGCATCACATTCTATCTCAAAAGTTTTGGAGAAATCCAGAAGTGTAAGTAAAGGCGCTTGAATTAACTTCCCTTTAAGTATCTGAAACGCCTCCTCCTGAGCTTGTTCCCACTTGAAACCAACATTTTTCTTGATTATCTCTGTGAGTGGAGCTGCTATTGTGCTGAAGTTCTGAACAAACCTCCGGTAGAACCCAGCTAGCCCATGAAAGCTCCTTACCTCTCCAACAGTTTTGGGGCTAGGCCAATCACGGATGGCCTTGATCTTTTCTTCATCCACCCTGAGTCCATCAGCACCTACAATATAACCTAAGAAAACCACGTGATCTGTTCCAAAAGAGCACTTCTTAAGATTTGCACATAACCTTTCTTTCCTAAGGACATCTAGGACAGATTTCAAATGCAGCTTATGTTCCTCACGGTTCTTGCTATAGATAAGAATGTCATCAaagtagacaacaacaaaatgaccAATAAAAGATCGCAAGATATGATTCATCAAACGCATGAATGTACTAGGTGCATTAGTAAGGCCAAAAGGCATGACAAGCCACTCATACAATCCTAGCTTAGTTTTGAATGCAGTCTTccattcatcaccttctttcatgCGAATTTGGTGATATCTAGTTTTCAAAtctatttttgagaaaacagaAGAACCATGCAATTCATCTAGCATGTCATCAAACCTAGGGATTGGATGCCTATACTTTACCGTAATATTGTTGATGGCACGACAGTCTACACACATGCGCCAAGAGCCATCCTTCTTAGGCACAAGGAGAACAAGTACATCACATGGGCATAGACTCTCCCAGATGTAACCTTTTTCAAGAAGTTCTCCAATCTGCTTTTGAATTTCCTTTGTTTCCAACGGATTGGTTCGATAAGCCGGCCGGTGTGGAAGTGACGCACCTGGGACGAAATCAATTTGGTGTTCTATACCTCTTATTGGCGGCAAACCGTTAGGGTTTTCTTCTGGAAAGATATCTGAGAATTCCTGCAAAATATCTATCAAATCACTTGGGAGCTCCGGTACAAGGTCAGAAAATGCtattagtgtttctttatacacAAGCAAAGGCAATGGCTGTTGAGAGTACAAAGATTTCCTTACTTGACTCTCTTTGACAAAGAAGTTAAAGTTCTTAGGAGATACCtcaagttttgttggtttaatttctttgtctcgGCTTTTTTTCAACTGGACCTGGTCTTGATGGACCTCCAACGGAATTAAAGGAACCAAAGtgatcttctttcctttatgctcaaaggaatgccggttggtgtagccatcatgtaTAGCCCTCATGTCAAACTGCCAAGGTCGTCCTAGAAGAATATGGCTTGCATCCATGGGAAGGACATTGCACATGATCTCATCTTCATATCGGTCTATGGTAAGAGGAACCGTGACTTGCTCCCTGACGTACTGTTCGCCCGTTTAAAAGGTCGCGGATGAGGTCTTGTCTCAAGTCCAAGCTTCCTAACAACAGTTTCACTAGCAACGTTAGTACAGTTTCCACCGTCAATgatcaaagaacaaactttatcTTTAACTAAACATCTAGAGTGAAAGAGATTCTCCCTTTGTTCTCGGTCATTGGACTTAGGTTGAACGCTCAATGATCTCCTAGTGACCAGAAGTGTCCCTTGAGTTGGATATtcaaactgctcttcctcttcgtcaaagATTGGTCCgagatcttcctctttttctttatcgtcCTCGGACTCCACTTCACCGTTGTCTAGGAGGATCATTACCTTTTGATTCGGACATTTGTTGGCATAATGTCCAAGTCCTTGACATTTGAAACACCGAATATCCCTTGCCCGATTGTTGGTCTCGAATGCCTTTCCTTTATCAAGACGAGTAGGAGCATTAGtcttaaaaactgaatttgatgaagttgaagacttacctttatcttgataacttggttttggagcaaaagaaggtttagagaaacccttcctcttggtttgttgttcgaTTAGAATCGCCTTGTGCAACATTCCCTCCAAGCTTTCATATTCTTGAAGCTCCATTCTGTCCTGAATGTCCCAATTGAGGCCTGCAAGGAATCTGGCCATGGTAGCTTCTAAGGTTTC
The sequence above is a segment of the Camelina sativa cultivar DH55 chromosome 10, Cs, whole genome shotgun sequence genome. Coding sequences within it:
- the LOC104718003 gene encoding uncharacterized protein LOC104718003 isoform X2, with protein sequence MGSDKHSARFLHNLKMERVRTILTHTYPYPHEHSRHAMIAVILGCLFFISSENMHSLVEKLDNNFKWWSMYACLLGFFYFFSSPFIKKTIRPSYSTFSRWYIAWILVAALYHLPSFQSMGLDLRMNLSLFLTIYISSIVFLLVFHIIFLGLWYIGLVSRVAGRRPEILTILQSCAVLSIACCIFYSHCGNRAFLRQTPLERKHSSRFSLWKGEEDGNSTWLAKFTHIDELRDQVCSSWFAPVGSARDYPLLSKWVIYGELACNGSCPDSSDEISPIYSLWATFIGLYIANYVVERSTGWALAHPLSVENYEKLKRQQMKPNFLDMVPWYSGTSADLFKTVFDLLVSVTVFLGRFDMRMMQAAMTNDCDGNKSKELLYDHLSDKDDFWFDFMADTGDGGNSSYSVAKLLAQPYIKVPLDNDLISLQRGNVLLIGGDLAYPNPSAFTYEKRLFCPFEYALQPPHWYKADSISVDKPELPDGVSDLKHYDGPQCFLIPGNHDWFDGLNTFMRYVCHKSWLGGWFMPQKKSYFALQLPKGWWVFGLDLALHGDIDVYQFNFFSELVKEKIALGNILKFRKKNWQFDFIGGIIYFLLVFSLFPQCKLGHILRGDSFSGHLESFFGTVWSSFVYVAEQSYVSFTGVLMLLVTAIMFVPSKISRRRRLVIGILHVAAHLTAALILMLLLELGIEICIQHKLLATSGYHTLYQWYKSVENEHFPDPTGLRDRIEQWTFGFYPACIKYLMSAFDIPEVMAVTRTNICREGMESLSRSGAAIYYASVFLYFWVFSTPVVSLVFGSYLYISINWLHIHFDEAFSSLRIANYKSFTRLHIKPDGDLEVFTLGVDKVPKEWKLDKDWDAEPRPTVNMSHHRRFPSKWCATTLQQDPVNTVKIVDHFVISRSEKKK
- the LOC104718003 gene encoding uncharacterized protein LOC104718003 isoform X3, which gives rise to MGSDKHSARFLHNLKMERVRTILTHTYPYPHEHSRHAMIAVILGCLFFISSENMHSLVEKLDNNFKWWSMYACLLGFFYFFSSPFIKKTIRPSYSTFSRWYIAWILVAALYHLPSFQSMGLDLRMNLSLFLTIYISSIVFLLVFHIIFLGLWYIGLVSRVAGRRPEILTILQSCAVLSIACCIFYSHCGNRAFLRQTPLERKHSSRFSLWKGEEDGNSTWLAKFTHIDELRDQVCSSWFAPVGSARDYPLLSKWVIYGELACNGSCPDSSDEISPIYSLWATFIGLYIANYVVERSTGWALAHPLSVENYEKLKRQQMKPNFLDMVPWYSGTSADLFKTVFDLLVSVTVFLGRFDMRMMQAAMTNDCDGNKSKELLYDHLSDKDDFWFDFMADTGDGGNSSYSVAKLLAQPYIKVPLDNDLISLQRGNVLLIGGDLAYPNPSAFTYEKRLFCPFEYALQPPHWYKADSISVDKPELPDGVSDLKHYDGPQCFLIPGNHDWFDGLNTFMRYVCHKSWLGGWFMPQKKSYFALQLPKGWWVFGLDLALHGDIDVYQFNFFSELVKEKCKLGHILRGDSFSGHLESFFGTVWSSFVYVAEQSYVSFTGVLMLLVTAIMFVPSKISRRRRLVIGILHVAAHLTAALILMLLLELGIEICIQHKLLATSGYHTLYQWYKSVENEHFPDPTGLRDRIEQWTFGFYPACIKYLMSAFDIPEVMAVTRTNICREGMESLSRSGAAIYYASVFLYFWVFSTPVVSLVFGSYLYISINWLHIHFDEAFSSLRIANYKSFTRLHIKPDGDLEVFTLGVDKVPKEWKLDKDWDAEPRPTVNMSHHRRFPSKWCATTLQQDPVNTVKIVDHFVISRSEKKK
- the LOC104718003 gene encoding uncharacterized protein LOC104718003 isoform X1 — its product is MGSDKHSARFLHNLKMERVRTILTHTYPYPHEHSRHAMIAVILGCLFFISSENMHSLVEKLDNNFKWWSMYACLLGFFYFFSSPFIKKTIRPSYSTFSRWYIAWILVAALYHLPSFQSMGLDLRMNLSLFLTIYISSIVFLLVFHIIFLGLWYIGLVSRVAGRRPEILTILQSCAVLSIACCIFYSHCGNRAFLRQTPLERKHSSRFSLWKGEEDGNSTWLAKFTHIDELRDQVCSSWFAPVGSARDYPLLSKWVIYGELACNGSCPDSSDEISPIYSLWATFIGLYIANYVVERSTGWALAHPLSVENYEKLKRQQMKPNFLDMVPWYSGTSADLFKTVFDLLVSVTVFLGRFDMRMMQAAMTNDCDGNKSKELLYDHLSDKDDFWFDFMADTGDGGNSSYSVAKLLAQPYIKVPLDNDLISLQRGNVLLIGGDLAYPNPSAFTYEKRLFCPFEYALQPPHWYKADSISVDKPELPDGVSDLKHYDGPQCFLIPGNHDWFDGLNTFMRYVCHKSWLGGWFMPQKKSYFALQLPKGWWVFGLDLALHGDIDVYQFNFFSELVKEKVGENDAVIIITHEPNWLLDWYWNDDTGKNMRHLICDFLKGRCKLRMAGDLHHYMRHSCTQSDASAHVQHLLVNGCGGAFLHPTHVFSNFSKFYGASYESKSAYPSFHDSSRIALGNILKFRKKNWQFDFIGGIIYFLLVFSLFPQCKLGHILRGDSFSGHLESFFGTVWSSFVYVAEQSYVSFTGVLMLLVTAIMFVPSKISRRRRLVIGILHVAAHLTAALILMLLLELGIEICIQHKLLATSGYHTLYQWYKSVENEHFPDPTGLRDRIEQWTFGFYPACIKYLMSAFDIPEVMAVTRTNICREGMESLSRSGAAIYYASVFLYFWVFSTPVVSLVFGSYLYISINWLHIHFDEAFSSLRIANYKSFTRLHIKPDGDLEVFTLGVDKVPKEWKLDKDWDAEPRPTVNMSHHRRFPSKWCATTLQQDPVNTVKIVDHFVISRSEKKK